Proteins encoded by one window of Bacillus sp. DTU_2020_1000418_1_SI_GHA_SEK_038:
- a CDS encoding peptide ABC transporter substrate-binding protein — MKRFLSLLMTGLLIIILAACTAKQDAGKEPVEKDNNDEGTKEEVVTEKVLYLNNGMEPTSFDPPIGFDNVSWAALNNLMEGLTRLGTNHDPEAATAEKWDVSEDGKIYTFHIRDNAKWSNGDDVTAGDFVFAWKRLLDPETGSPAAFLGYFIEGAEAYNNGEGSADDVKVKAVDDKTFEVTLISPQAYFLSVITNPAFFPINEKVATENPKWFAEAASFVGNGPFNLTEWQHDSHFVMEKNDQYWDAGTVKLDKVHWAIIDDTNTEYQMFQTGELDVSAVPADLAEQILAEGKAKVEDQAGDYFYRFNVTMEPFQNVNIRKAFAMAIDQQQIVDYVTKNKQKPAYGFVAYGFNDANGKDFRETAGDLVKTDVEEAKALLAKGMEEEGYETLPEVTITYSTSDSHKKIAEALQQMFKDNLGVEVKLANMEWNVFAEDQKALKFQFSRSSFLADYADPINFLENFQTGLSMNRTGWSNAKYDQLIKDAKNEADEAKRYEMMYEAEKILFEEMPIVPLYFYNQVNLENEAVSGIVRHPVGYMELKWADKN; from the coding sequence ATGAAAAGATTTTTATCGCTTTTGATGACAGGCCTATTAATCATTATACTTGCGGCCTGTACAGCAAAGCAGGATGCAGGAAAAGAGCCTGTAGAAAAAGACAATAATGATGAGGGCACAAAAGAAGAGGTAGTTACTGAAAAGGTTCTATATCTAAACAATGGCATGGAGCCAACATCGTTTGATCCGCCAATCGGTTTTGATAATGTCTCTTGGGCTGCGTTAAATAACTTAATGGAAGGTTTAACACGCTTAGGCACTAACCATGATCCAGAGGCGGCAACGGCTGAAAAATGGGATGTTTCAGAAGATGGGAAAATATATACTTTCCATATTCGGGATAATGCAAAATGGTCAAATGGCGATGATGTAACAGCAGGCGATTTTGTATTTGCATGGAAACGACTTTTAGACCCTGAAACAGGATCTCCAGCTGCATTCCTCGGCTATTTCATCGAGGGAGCAGAAGCTTATAACAATGGCGAAGGTTCAGCTGATGATGTGAAGGTTAAAGCAGTTGATGATAAAACATTCGAAGTAACTTTAATTAGTCCACAAGCTTATTTCTTAAGTGTTATTACAAACCCAGCTTTCTTCCCAATTAATGAGAAGGTAGCTACTGAAAATCCAAAATGGTTTGCTGAAGCAGCATCATTTGTTGGAAATGGACCTTTTAACTTAACAGAATGGCAGCATGACAGCCATTTTGTAATGGAAAAGAATGACCAATACTGGGATGCTGGAACAGTGAAGCTAGACAAAGTTCATTGGGCCATTATCGATGATACAAACACGGAATACCAAATGTTCCAAACTGGAGAACTTGATGTATCTGCAGTTCCAGCAGATCTAGCTGAACAAATTCTCGCAGAAGGGAAAGCGAAGGTTGAAGATCAGGCAGGAGATTATTTCTATCGTTTTAATGTAACAATGGAGCCGTTCCAAAACGTAAATATTCGTAAAGCCTTTGCTATGGCCATTGACCAGCAGCAAATTGTTGATTATGTTACAAAAAATAAACAAAAGCCAGCATATGGCTTCGTTGCCTATGGATTTAATGATGCGAACGGCAAGGATTTCCGTGAAACAGCTGGAGACCTTGTGAAAACAGATGTCGAAGAGGCAAAAGCTCTTTTAGCAAAAGGAATGGAAGAGGAAGGCTATGAGACACTTCCTGAAGTAACAATAACTTACAGCACAAGTGATTCCCATAAGAAAATTGCTGAGGCTCTTCAGCAAATGTTTAAGGATAATCTAGGTGTAGAAGTGAAGCTTGCTAATATGGAGTGGAACGTATTTGCGGAAGACCAAAAAGCCTTGAAATTCCAGTTCTCACGCAGTTCCTTCCTTGCTGACTATGCGGATCCAATTAACTTTCTAGAAAACTTCCAGACTGGTCTATCCATGAACCGCACGGGCTGGAGCAATGCAAAGTATGATCAATTAATTAAGGACGCAAAAAATGAAGCAGATGAAGCAAAGCGGTACGAAATGATGTACGAGGCTGAGAAAATCCTATTTGAAGAAATGCCAATCGTCCCTCTTTATTTCTATAACCAAGTTAATTTAGAGAATGAAGCTGTTTCAGGCATCGTTCGCCATCCTGTTGGATATATGGAGCTGAAGTGGGCGGATAAAAATTAA
- a CDS encoding LD-carboxypeptidase encodes MLVKPRALKAGDTIGIIAPASPPNQENLHRSFAFIEDLGLKIKLGKHVYDQYGYLAGKDEDRLADLHMMFADNDVKAIICAGGGYGTGRIASQVDYELIKSNPKIFWGYSDITFLHTAIRKLAGLITFHGPMLASDIGKVDADPLSKEYFKQLFEPTEIQYNEEISPLETLIEGKVSGEITGGNLTLIASTIGTPFEIDTKGKLLLIEDINEEPRSIDRMLNQLHMAGKLYDAAGLLIGDFNNCVPERELSLSLDEVIQHYSLLANKPAVKGFRFGHCSPHISIPLGVNAELDTENKQLIIESGIQKKKI; translated from the coding sequence ATGTTAGTAAAACCACGAGCGTTAAAGGCTGGAGACACTATCGGAATTATCGCGCCAGCTAGTCCGCCAAATCAGGAGAATTTGCATCGTTCCTTTGCTTTCATTGAAGATTTGGGGTTAAAGATAAAGCTTGGAAAACATGTTTATGATCAATATGGATATTTAGCTGGAAAAGATGAAGATCGATTGGCAGATTTACATATGATGTTTGCAGATAATGACGTAAAGGCAATTATCTGTGCAGGCGGAGGATATGGGACAGGGAGAATTGCTTCCCAGGTTGATTACGAGCTTATTAAAAGCAACCCGAAAATTTTCTGGGGCTACAGCGATATTACCTTTTTGCATACGGCTATTCGCAAGCTAGCAGGACTTATTACTTTTCATGGCCCTATGCTTGCATCTGATATCGGAAAAGTGGATGCAGATCCACTTTCGAAGGAATATTTTAAGCAATTATTCGAACCAACTGAGATCCAATATAACGAAGAAATTTCTCCATTAGAAACTTTAATTGAGGGCAAGGTCAGTGGAGAAATAACTGGTGGGAATCTGACCCTTATAGCGAGCACAATTGGCACCCCATTTGAGATTGATACTAAGGGCAAGCTTTTATTAATTGAAGATATTAATGAAGAGCCTCGTTCTATAGATAGAATGTTAAATCAATTGCATATGGCAGGGAAGCTTTATGATGCAGCAGGACTCCTTATTGGTGATTTTAATAACTGTGTTCCGGAAAGAGAGTTATCTTTATCCCTTGATGAGGTAATTCAACATTATTCGCTCTTGGCAAATAAGCCTGCCGTTAAAGGTTTTAGATTCGGTCATTGCTCACCGCATATTTCCATCCCCCTTGGCGTGAATGCGGAATTGGATACAGAAAATAAACAATTAATAATCGAAAGCGGCATACAGAAAAAAAAGATTTAG
- a CDS encoding dipeptide epimerase produces the protein MKIDKIETYRVAIPLIKPFKTALRTVTTAESILVKVSCDNGITGWGEAPPTVVITGETLSSIESAIHQVLKPYLEQQSLLNYEAIFQGIQSILIGNSSAKAAIDMALYDCLSQQCKLPLYQFLGGHKKEIETDYTVSVNGPEEMGEDAVAYVQQGFDVLKVKVGKDNVLTDIERIREIRGRVGKGIKIRLDANQGWSPKEAIQAIRKMEALDLNIELVEQPVKAWDIAGLKQVTDHVDTLIMADESVFSPRQAFEVIKTRSADLINIKLMKSGGIYQAQIINQLAEVSGMECMVGSMIETRIGITAAAHFAASKRNITRFDFDAPLMLAKELVEGGIKYNGRKVTLPSEPGLGIRHVHVEEGASIGNSI, from the coding sequence ATGAAAATAGACAAAATTGAAACATACAGGGTAGCAATACCACTTATAAAACCATTCAAAACAGCACTGCGCACTGTGACTACAGCTGAGTCAATCTTAGTAAAGGTCTCATGCGACAACGGAATAACAGGCTGGGGGGAAGCTCCGCCAACTGTTGTCATTACCGGAGAGACTCTTTCAAGTATTGAATCAGCCATTCATCAAGTTTTAAAACCATATTTAGAGCAGCAAAGTCTATTAAATTATGAAGCTATTTTTCAAGGGATCCAATCAATTTTAATCGGAAATTCGAGTGCAAAAGCAGCGATTGATATGGCCCTCTATGATTGTCTGTCACAGCAGTGCAAGCTCCCGCTTTATCAGTTTTTAGGGGGGCATAAAAAGGAAATAGAAACCGACTATACAGTAAGTGTAAACGGACCTGAAGAAATGGGAGAAGACGCTGTTGCATATGTGCAGCAGGGATTTGATGTGCTGAAGGTAAAGGTTGGAAAGGATAATGTTCTGACAGATATTGAGAGGATTCGTGAAATAAGGGGACGTGTCGGCAAGGGAATTAAAATTCGCCTTGATGCAAACCAGGGCTGGTCACCGAAGGAAGCCATTCAAGCTATTCGTAAAATGGAAGCGCTGGATTTAAATATTGAGCTTGTTGAACAGCCTGTAAAAGCTTGGGATATAGCTGGTCTTAAACAGGTAACTGATCATGTGGATACTTTGATCATGGCGGACGAAAGTGTTTTCTCACCGCGGCAGGCCTTTGAGGTGATAAAAACTAGGAGTGCAGATTTAATTAATATTAAATTAATGAAATCTGGCGGAATCTATCAGGCCCAAATTATCAATCAGCTTGCAGAGGTAAGCGGAATGGAATGTATGGTTGGAAGTATGATTGAAACGCGGATTGGTATTACAGCTGCAGCACACTTTGCGGCTAGTAAGAGAAATATTACCCGCTTTGACTTTGATGCTCCATTAATGTTAGCGAAGGAGCTAGTTGAAGGCGGTATTAAATATAACGGCAGAAAAGTTACACTGCCATCAGAGCCAGGATTAGGCATACGTCATGTTCATGTAGAGGAAGGTGCTTCAATTGGCAACTCAATATAA
- a CDS encoding C40 family peptidase, with amino-acid sequence MATQYKWLVNVPVATVWTSHDSARDIDKEAVEYPAEVESWINGLTYETSLGLCNQNLVQTQVLFGQEVLVTEEKEDWAQILVLDQASSKNPKGYPGWVPKAQLVESRDWKLQEGPIAVVEEKKSTLYGSDYEPIMTLSYQTVLPVIGIEGDWVRVQTPSGEGMLKAGEISQHESLHARLKGNGQSIVAAGEQFLGLPYLWGGMSSFGYDCSGFSYSMCKANGYTIPRDAHDQAASGQEVSLKDIKPGDLLFFAYEEGKGRIHHVGIYYGEGKLLHSPNTGKTIEIIDLKDTNYEKELCAARRYWQETGE; translated from the coding sequence TTGGCAACTCAATATAAATGGCTAGTTAATGTTCCGGTCGCAACCGTCTGGACATCTCATGACTCAGCGAGGGATATCGATAAAGAAGCGGTGGAGTACCCAGCTGAAGTGGAATCGTGGATAAATGGCTTGACCTATGAAACGAGCCTAGGGCTATGTAATCAAAACCTCGTTCAAACGCAAGTGTTATTTGGGCAGGAGGTTCTTGTTACAGAGGAGAAGGAAGATTGGGCACAAATCCTTGTCCTCGACCAAGCTTCTTCCAAGAATCCGAAAGGCTATCCCGGATGGGTTCCGAAGGCTCAGCTTGTTGAGTCTCGAGACTGGAAGCTGCAAGAGGGACCAATTGCAGTCGTAGAAGAGAAAAAAAGTACTCTATACGGAAGCGATTATGAGCCTATTATGACATTAAGCTATCAAACTGTATTGCCTGTCATTGGGATAGAAGGTGATTGGGTACGGGTTCAAACACCATCAGGTGAGGGAATGTTAAAGGCTGGAGAAATCAGTCAGCATGAATCCTTGCATGCCCGACTGAAAGGAAATGGACAAAGTATTGTTGCAGCAGGTGAGCAATTCCTAGGGTTGCCTTATTTATGGGGCGGAATGAGCAGCTTCGGCTATGATTGTTCGGGATTTAGCTACTCAATGTGTAAGGCAAATGGATACACGATTCCCCGTGATGCACATGATCAGGCAGCCTCAGGTCAGGAAGTAAGCTTGAAAGATATAAAGCCCGGTGATCTGCTGTTCTTTGCATATGAAGAAGGGAAAGGCCGTATACACCACGTTGGCATTTATTACGGAGAAGGAAAGCTGCTGCATTCCCCTAATACAGGGAAAACTATTGAGATTATTGATTTAAAAGACACGAACTATGAAAAGGAATTATGTGCAGCTAGACGCTATTGGCAAGAGACGGGGGAATAG
- a CDS encoding oligopeptide/dipeptide ABC transporter ATP-binding protein gives MTNEALLEVKHLKKHFSLGKGQILKAVDDVSFYIKKGETFGIVGESGCGKSTAGRTIIGLYDRTEGEVIFDGKNVHEMNEKERFAFHRKMQMIFQDPYASLNPRSTVKEIISEPMEVHGVYPDKKERLERVYQLLEDVGLNRDHANRYPHEFSGGQRQRIGIARALSLDPDFIIADEPISALDVSVQAQVVNLLKNLQKKKGLTYLFIAHDLSMVKHISDRIGVMYLGNLVELTESANLYKNPLHPYTQALLSAIPIPDPDVEDRRERIILQGELPSPINPPSGCVFRTRCPYAMEACATMKPEWQEVEESHFVACHLYNKNITGDVNGSQVAVTIRSRD, from the coding sequence ATGACAAATGAAGCATTGTTAGAAGTAAAGCACCTTAAGAAACATTTTTCTTTAGGAAAAGGACAAATTTTAAAGGCGGTTGACGATGTTTCATTCTATATAAAAAAGGGAGAAACGTTTGGGATTGTAGGGGAGTCTGGCTGCGGAAAATCAACAGCCGGACGCACCATTATTGGGCTGTATGATCGGACAGAGGGCGAAGTTATATTTGACGGCAAAAATGTCCATGAAATGAATGAAAAAGAAAGATTCGCCTTCCATCGAAAGATGCAAATGATTTTTCAGGATCCATATGCTTCATTAAATCCGCGTTCAACCGTAAAGGAAATCATATCGGAGCCAATGGAGGTTCACGGGGTATATCCAGATAAGAAAGAACGCCTCGAAAGAGTATATCAATTATTAGAAGATGTTGGTCTAAATAGGGACCACGCGAATCGCTATCCGCATGAGTTTAGCGGCGGACAAAGACAGAGGATTGGTATTGCCCGCGCCCTTTCGTTAGACCCAGATTTTATTATTGCAGATGAACCGATTTCTGCTCTGGATGTTTCTGTTCAGGCACAGGTGGTCAATCTTCTGAAGAATCTTCAAAAGAAGAAGGGGTTAACTTATTTATTTATCGCCCATGATTTATCCATGGTCAAACATATTAGCGACCGGATTGGCGTTATGTATTTAGGGAACCTTGTGGAATTGACGGAAAGCGCTAATCTTTACAAAAATCCACTTCACCCATATACACAGGCTCTTTTATCAGCCATTCCGATTCCAGATCCGGATGTAGAAGACAGGCGTGAACGAATTATCTTACAGGGAGAGCTTCCGAGTCCAATTAATCCGCCGAGTGGATGCGTATTCAGAACTCGCTGTCCATATGCGATGGAAGCTTGTGCAACGATGAAGCCCGAGTGGCAGGAAGTGGAGGAGAGCCATTTTGTTGCCTGCCATTTATATAATAAAAACATAACAGGTGATGTTAACGGCTCACAAGTCGCTGTTACAATCCGCTCGAGGGATTGA
- a CDS encoding serine hydrolase, whose amino-acid sequence MDIGFLKRQISELITHCDGRVGVVIETQEGRIEVNGAERFSAASLIKIPILIEGFRQSDHGVLNLEEYLPALPSNRVGGAGVLQALSEDLKLKIIDLMVLMIIVSDNTATNLLINRLGKNKIKQCMKTLNLQNTELNRKMMDFEAMKNGLDNFTSANDMVTCLKVINQHSFLSKESSEKAFGILAKQQFKNKLSNRIDLEMVKVASKTGELPGIEHDCAILKHGSKTVYAAILIDQLSEQDDGRKTLAQIGNLLSRYMIND is encoded by the coding sequence ATGGACATCGGATTTTTAAAAAGGCAGATATCGGAGTTAATCACTCATTGTGATGGCAGAGTGGGAGTAGTGATTGAAACTCAAGAAGGCAGAATAGAAGTCAATGGAGCTGAGAGATTTTCTGCGGCGAGCCTGATTAAGATTCCGATTCTTATTGAAGGATTTCGGCAGAGTGATCATGGGGTTCTAAACCTTGAGGAATATTTGCCCGCCTTGCCCTCTAACAGAGTCGGAGGGGCTGGAGTTCTTCAGGCTTTATCAGAGGATTTGAAACTGAAAATCATTGATCTAATGGTCTTAATGATCATTGTATCTGATAATACAGCCACCAATCTATTGATCAATCGGCTAGGAAAAAATAAAATCAAGCAGTGTATGAAAACTCTAAACCTGCAAAACACGGAACTTAACCGGAAGATGATGGACTTCGAAGCAATGAAAAATGGGCTGGACAATTTTACATCTGCGAATGATATGGTTACCTGCTTAAAGGTTATTAATCAACATAGTTTTTTATCAAAAGAAAGCTCAGAAAAGGCCTTTGGCATACTAGCAAAGCAACAATTTAAAAATAAGCTTTCCAATAGGATAGATTTAGAGATGGTTAAAGTTGCTAGCAAAACAGGTGAACTGCCTGGGATTGAGCATGATTGTGCCATCCTTAAACATGGCAGTAAAACTGTATATGCAGCCATTCTGATCGATCAGCTTTCCGAGCAGGATGATGGCAGGAAAACACTAGCACAAATCGGCAATCTACTTTCACGATATATGATAAATGATTAA
- a CDS encoding pyridoxamine 5'-phosphate oxidase family protein, translating into MIFKETISSDEELRTLLGTPSKNVTNKAIDHVDHHCKDFIAKSSMVFISTSDANGHCDTSPRGDAPGFVHVLDQQHIVIPERPGNKRSDSLRNIIANPHIGLIFVIPGLEETLRMNGKACIIKDSDILEKMAVNSKVPLLGIGVRVEECYIHCAKAFKRSKLWHPETWLPKEQLPYPAKILADHINLPDVNSETIHTSLEESYLKRLY; encoded by the coding sequence ATGATTTTCAAAGAAACCATTTCTTCCGATGAAGAACTTCGGACCTTATTAGGAACGCCCAGCAAAAATGTGACCAATAAAGCGATCGATCATGTAGATCATCACTGCAAGGATTTTATCGCAAAGTCTTCAATGGTATTTATCTCTACCTCAGATGCAAATGGACATTGCGATACTTCTCCCCGAGGGGATGCACCTGGATTCGTACATGTTCTAGATCAACAGCATATTGTTATACCTGAAAGACCCGGAAACAAACGATCCGATTCGCTGAGGAATATCATTGCCAATCCGCATATCGGTCTTATTTTTGTCATTCCGGGCCTCGAAGAAACTTTAAGAATGAATGGAAAGGCATGCATTATTAAAGATTCGGATATTCTCGAAAAAATGGCTGTTAACAGCAAGGTCCCTTTACTCGGCATCGGGGTTAGAGTAGAAGAATGCTATATTCATTGCGCAAAGGCCTTTAAGCGTTCTAAGCTTTGGCACCCAGAAACTTGGCTGCCCAAAGAGCAGTTGCCTTATCCGGCAAAAATATTAGCAGATCATATTAATTTACCAGATGTAAATAGCGAGACCATTCATACATCTCTTGAGGAAAGCTATTTAAAAAGACTATATTGA
- a CDS encoding DMT family transporter → MNSFKYSLFIFIGACSYGILASIVKTGLTAGHTVYELTGSQYLFGFLLLLITFPFIKRIKISFKQAGALMLTGTALSLTGIFYGLSLERVSASLAIVLLFQFTWIGILIEAIYEKKMPSKNKILSVVFLIVGTIFASNLLSSSGQPLQIDGLVYGLLSAVTYAVFIFASGKVAKEVPTIQRSLFITLGGLIVLVFIAGPMLITNGIHLDGLWKYSLSMAFFGAIFPIVLFAIGTPKIDAGLAAIVGSAELPAAIVAAMLILGERISGAQTIGIALILIGISIPQLQFIKMSRNRLGT, encoded by the coding sequence ATGAACAGCTTCAAGTACTCACTCTTTATTTTCATCGGGGCATGCAGCTATGGGATTTTAGCTTCTATCGTCAAAACAGGTTTAACTGCAGGCCATACTGTCTATGAGTTAACTGGCAGCCAGTATTTATTTGGTTTCTTACTGCTTTTAATAACTTTTCCATTCATTAAGCGGATAAAGATTAGCTTTAAACAAGCTGGGGCACTTATGTTAACCGGCACTGCCTTAAGCCTGACTGGTATTTTTTACGGGCTAAGCCTTGAACGTGTTTCTGCTTCCCTAGCAATCGTTCTCTTATTTCAATTCACATGGATTGGTATATTAATAGAAGCCATTTATGAAAAGAAAATGCCAAGCAAAAATAAAATTCTTTCTGTCGTCTTTCTAATTGTTGGAACTATTTTTGCTAGCAATCTTTTAAGCAGCAGCGGCCAGCCTCTTCAAATAGATGGTTTGGTTTATGGATTATTGTCTGCTGTTACGTATGCAGTATTTATTTTTGCAAGCGGGAAAGTGGCAAAAGAAGTACCGACCATTCAACGCAGTCTTTTTATTACGCTTGGCGGACTTATCGTTCTTGTATTCATTGCAGGTCCTATGCTTATTACGAATGGGATTCACCTCGATGGTCTATGGAAATATAGTTTATCAATGGCTTTTTTTGGTGCGATTTTTCCGATTGTTCTCTTTGCCATCGGAACACCGAAAATTGATGCGGGGTTAGCTGCCATTGTCGGATCTGCCGAACTGCCTGCTGCGATTGTCGCTGCCATGCTTATTTTGGGAGAGAGAATATCGGGTGCGCAAACAATTGGGATTGCACTGATCTTAATTGGCATTTCCATTCCCCAGCTTCAGTTTATTAAAATGTCTCGAAATCGTTTAGGTACTTGA
- a CDS encoding VC0807 family protein, which translates to MKKYIVLLDIIFYVVFPLAVWNLGREWFGDYLAMILSTVPGILYSLYRFFELKKINFFGIYLLTNLIITFLIDVLAGSALQLLWNNVIYSYILGAVFFGTIIVKKPIFLYMALDLTEMQGQDRSVMKSLFFRKKILTIFSWITAGFALKFVILASIKTWLIQQYGVEAFDKGIILRQVLNWGFTIVSLSGFYFINKELGKSSVDNDEEHVQGESPLLK; encoded by the coding sequence TTGAAGAAATATATTGTTCTGCTTGATATTATTTTTTATGTTGTGTTTCCGTTAGCAGTATGGAACTTAGGACGAGAGTGGTTCGGAGACTACCTGGCCATGATTCTATCCACAGTACCTGGTATTCTTTACAGCCTGTATCGCTTCTTTGAGCTCAAGAAAATAAATTTCTTCGGTATTTATTTACTTACCAATCTGATCATTACCTTCCTCATCGATGTACTAGCTGGCTCAGCCCTTCAGCTGCTGTGGAACAACGTCATTTATTCCTATATTCTAGGTGCTGTTTTCTTTGGGACGATTATCGTCAAAAAACCTATTTTTTTATATATGGCGCTTGATTTGACGGAAATGCAAGGACAGGATCGATCAGTGATGAAGTCCCTCTTCTTTAGGAAGAAAATATTAACCATCTTCAGCTGGATCACTGCTGGATTTGCCCTTAAATTTGTCATTCTGGCATCTATTAAAACATGGCTTATTCAACAATATGGTGTAGAGGCATTTGATAAAGGGATCATCTTAAGACAAGTACTAAACTGGGGCTTTACTATTGTGTCATTGAGCGGTTTTTATTTTATTAACAAGGAATTAGGAAAGTCTTCTGTAGATAATGACGAGGAACATGTTCAAGGGGAGAGTCCATTACTAAAATAA
- a CDS encoding DNA starvation/stationary phase protection protein produces MENLYSALNVQIANWSVLYTKLHHYHWFVKGPFFFTLHEKFEEFYHEAASTVDEVAERLLTIGGTPVSTMKEYLSLATIEETKGETTTDEMVSSLIADYKQLKLELKDLADLADEHNEDAINDLAVGLIGKIDIHIWMLSAYLGE; encoded by the coding sequence ATGGAAAACTTATATTCAGCATTAAATGTTCAAATTGCAAATTGGAGTGTCCTTTACACAAAGCTTCACCACTATCACTGGTTTGTAAAAGGACCATTCTTCTTTACACTTCATGAGAAATTTGAGGAATTTTACCATGAAGCAGCAAGCACTGTTGATGAAGTAGCTGAACGTCTGCTTACAATTGGCGGAACACCCGTTTCAACAATGAAAGAATATTTAAGTTTAGCAACCATAGAAGAAACAAAAGGTGAAACAACTACTGATGAAATGGTTTCAAGCCTAATTGCCGATTATAAGCAATTAAAGTTGGAGCTAAAAGATCTTGCCGATTTGGCTGACGAACACAATGAAGACGCAATTAATGATCTAGCTGTAGGGCTGATAGGGAAAATTGATATCCATATTTGGATGCTTAGCGCTTACCTAGGAGAATAA
- a CDS encoding YqaA family protein, with translation MSEMIHAIEEWLMEYGIWGLFFVSFADSSFFPIPPDVLLIPMGISNPDSVLWYAFLTTVASVLGAILGWFIGKKLGRPVLRLIISEEKIQKVEQYFSKYGAMAILISAFTPIPYKVFTIFAGISKIRLRVLVIWSIIGRGARFFLEALFIMALGENARPFIEENFTLITIIASLVIVIGYIIYVFVRKKKKN, from the coding sequence ATGTCTGAGATGATACATGCAATCGAAGAGTGGCTGATGGAGTACGGAATATGGGGATTATTTTTTGTATCCTTTGCGGATTCTTCCTTTTTTCCGATTCCCCCAGACGTATTATTAATTCCAATGGGGATCTCCAATCCCGATAGCGTCCTATGGTACGCGTTTCTGACAACCGTTGCCTCCGTACTAGGTGCAATATTGGGATGGTTTATTGGAAAAAAACTTGGTCGCCCTGTCCTTAGATTAATTATTTCTGAGGAAAAAATTCAAAAAGTGGAACAATATTTTTCGAAGTATGGCGCAATGGCCATCCTCATTTCAGCCTTTACGCCTATTCCGTATAAAGTTTTTACGATATTCGCAGGAATATCGAAAATTCGTCTACGCGTTTTAGTCATCTGGTCTATTATCGGTCGTGGGGCACGTTTCTTTCTAGAGGCTTTATTCATTATGGCACTTGGCGAAAATGCTAGGCCTTTTATTGAAGAAAACTTCACACTAATAACCATTATTGCCTCTCTCGTTATCGTCATTGGTTATATAATATATGTATTTGTTCGAAAAAAGAAGAAAAACTAA
- a CDS encoding sulfite exporter TauE/SafE family protein has translation MMLISLFFLLGAIISVLSGFFGVGGGFILTPLLMLFGYSPIEAVTTSLLFTLGTSFSGITTHIRLKNILWKIGIILGISGIAATQLARPFVLFLEKRGLDEWVIPIFYIILLSYFAMKMFKQGRKSEGSSDNSNPIAPSVIKMILIGAFAGFVSATLGVGGGFIIVPLSVAFLALEPKKAIGTSLFTIFLIVPVAFLSYAFTVPINYKVSLLLVAGGLIGSSFGAKLTRYYENKEISLLLSGIYIATLMSVILKLVNLSMVGLILLGCFILFFFIKSIMKVQSYKAKIKESA, from the coding sequence ATGATGCTCATAAGTTTATTTTTTCTATTAGGTGCCATTATTAGTGTATTATCCGGTTTCTTCGGGGTTGGCGGTGGATTTATCTTAACCCCTCTGCTCATGCTTTTTGGCTATTCTCCCATTGAAGCGGTGACAACAAGCTTATTATTTACACTTGGGACTTCATTTTCAGGAATCACAACACATATTCGCCTAAAAAACATCCTGTGGAAGATTGGAATTATTCTTGGCATAAGCGGAATTGCAGCCACTCAGCTAGCAAGGCCATTTGTGCTTTTTCTAGAAAAAAGAGGATTAGATGAGTGGGTTATCCCAATTTTCTATATTATTTTACTCTCTTATTTCGCAATGAAAATGTTTAAGCAAGGGCGAAAGTCGGAGGGATCCTCGGATAATAGTAACCCTATAGCTCCATCTGTTATTAAAATGATTCTTATTGGCGCATTCGCTGGATTTGTTTCCGCAACATTAGGTGTAGGCGGAGGTTTTATTATTGTGCCACTTTCGGTTGCCTTTTTAGCATTGGAACCAAAGAAAGCGATAGGAACAAGTCTTTTTACCATCTTTCTAATCGTTCCAGTAGCCTTTTTATCTTATGCGTTCACTGTTCCGATCAATTATAAAGTAAGCTTGCTGCTTGTTGCAGGCGGTCTAATAGGCTCGTCCTTTGGCGCGAAGCTGACGAGATATTATGAAAATAAAGAAATAAGCCTTCTTCTTAGCGGAATTTATATTGCAACCTTAATGAGCGTCATCCTTAAGCTTGTGAATTTAAGTATGGTCGGGCTTATTTTATTAGGCTGCTTTATTCTGTTTTTCTTTATAAAATCTATTATGAAGGTTCAGAGTTATAAAGCAAAAATAAAAGAATCGGCATGA